One window of Serinus canaria isolate serCan28SL12 chromosome 3, serCan2020, whole genome shotgun sequence genomic DNA carries:
- the EDARADD gene encoding ectodysplasin-A receptor-associated adapter protein isoform X3: MTEKYPVQDTGVPKDEEYLTDQVTLEIASVNIKTLTSDSGLIQQPEDKDTQNHTDESLSDLKKTCKENVTCSLCLFRAPTISDMLNDEDLLYTVRLKLDPCHPTVKNWRNLASKWGMTYDELCFLEQKPQSPTLEFLLRNSDRTVDQLIDLCKFYKRIDVVKVLLKWVEEEWPKRGNRTYQNDF, from the exons ATGAGGAATACCTGACAGATCAAGTTACTTTGGAAATTGCATCTGTGAACATCAAGACCCTTACATCAGATTCTGGCCTAATACAACAG CCAGAAGacaaagacacacaaaaccATACTGATGAATCGCTTTCAG ATCTCAAGAAAACCTGCAAGGAAAATGTCACCTGCTCCTTGTGCTTATTCCGTGCACCAACCATCAGCGACATGCTTAATGATGAGGACTTGTTGTACACAGTGAGGCTAAAGCTGGATCCCTGCCATCCAACAGTGAAAAACTGGAGAAATTTAGCAAGCAAATGGGGGATGACTTACGATGAATTGTGTTTCCTTGAACAAAAGCCCCAAAGTCCCACCTTGGAATTCTTGCTACGGAACAGTGACCGGACTGTGGATCAGCTGATTGATCTCTGTAAATTTTATAAGAGAATTGATGTTGTGAAAGTGCTACTGAAATGGGTGGAGGAGGAATGGCCCAAGAGAGGGAACAGAACTTACCAGAATGACTTCTAG